In Juglans microcarpa x Juglans regia isolate MS1-56 chromosome 8D, Jm3101_v1.0, whole genome shotgun sequence, the following are encoded in one genomic region:
- the LOC121241916 gene encoding peamaclein-like, giving the protein MKPIFASFLLVCLILGSSFFEATEAGSSFCDSKCAARCAKAGVQDRCLKYCGICCEKCQCVPSGTYGNKHECPCYRDLKNSKGKSKCP; this is encoded by the exons ATGAAGCCTATCTTTGCAAGTTTCCTGCTTGTGTGTCTTATCCTCGGCTCCTCTTTCTTTGAGGCCACAGAAGCTGGTTCAA GCTTCTGTGACTCGAAGTGCGCGGCGAGGTGCGCAAAGGCAGGAGTGCAAGACCGGTGCTTGAAGTACTGCGGTATTTGCTGTGAAAAGTGCCAGTGCGTGCCATCTGGGACCTATGGAAACAAGCACGAGTGCCCTTGCTACAGGGACCTCAAGAACTCCAAGGGCAAGTCCAAGTGCCCCTGA